The Clostridium septicum genome contains a region encoding:
- a CDS encoding FN3 associated domain-containing protein — MLSIVNIYNFIRKTVYPSGEFILDDYETVVRQIEILKQYGLPSTYALKYDALMDKRYSNLIKNSIDEYDEVGVWWEIDESLARKAGVRWKGETPVDDHVNIGYSLGYSPEDRIKMIDIYMEDFKNIFGYYPKSVGSWVIDIVTLNYFKEKYGIVAAAICRDQIGTDGFTLWGGYFNQGYYPSKLNEYMPAQRKENQLDLPIFRLLGPDPIYSFEDGLRKGINDVFTLEPAGRIGSTKEWIEWIFDRMTNEDGLGFSYAQVGQENTFLWNTMVKGYEIQIPYVAKLAKEEKVRVETLEETGKWFNKRYKLTPPTTFVASEDWNKEEDLKTVWYNSRFYRVSFLFDNNKLSIRDLHMFNENYKSRYYNNSLNNDESIFDALPILNAHYWSNENFRASIDLILVNSKGEKIPLEGDKAEFIAESDSRYKIKWNSNYCIINIICNEDSIILEVNESLKNNKIALCINTIPVLKRINKGILECCHNGFNYKMKASKGKFIAEEGNKILVLSENNRIVLCFSDLNNNKINFFNSEYIKNKEKVDSYIPKYKRLTSTSKVRHRAFSPIVIPKVMLKNAPYKGEFKIENPNDSGEIYYTTDGSDPDKFSNIYTSPIKVKGETIIKAIAYKDGFNKSSIEEGRFYTTLPIKDIKTFTNPTDNKKYNSNGVYDLIDGKKGTISYRDGGWLGYTEDMDVVIDLGEVLDVKTITVGFLQDTRAWIYYPRYVEFFTSIEGESFEKLGRINYKNKIPRQEVGIENISIKNNTKVRYIRVFAKNEEICPEWSIMKGEAPAFMFVDQITCM; from the coding sequence ATGTTATCTATTGTAAATATATATAATTTTATACGAAAAACAGTTTATCCAAGTGGTGAATTTATTTTAGATGATTATGAAACTGTTGTAAGGCAAATAGAAATTTTAAAGCAATATGGTTTACCATCTACTTATGCATTAAAATATGATGCATTAATGGATAAAAGATATAGTAATTTAATTAAAAATAGTATAGATGAATATGATGAAGTTGGTGTTTGGTGGGAAATTGATGAAAGCCTTGCTAGAAAAGCTGGAGTTAGGTGGAAGGGGGAAACTCCAGTAGATGATCATGTTAATATAGGGTATTCCTTAGGATATTCACCAGAAGATAGAATTAAAATGATAGATATTTATATGGAGGACTTTAAAAATATATTTGGATATTATCCAAAGTCAGTAGGTTCATGGGTAATTGATATAGTTACTTTAAATTATTTTAAAGAAAAGTACGGTATAGTGGCAGCAGCTATATGTCGCGATCAAATAGGAACAGATGGATTTACTTTATGGGGTGGATATTTTAATCAAGGATATTATCCAAGCAAATTAAATGAATATATGCCAGCTCAAAGAAAGGAAAATCAATTAGACTTACCTATATTTAGACTTTTAGGGCCTGATCCAATATATTCCTTTGAAGATGGATTAAGAAAGGGAATTAATGATGTATTTACTTTAGAGCCAGCAGGAAGAATAGGTTCAACTAAAGAATGGATAGAATGGATTTTTGATAGAATGACAAATGAAGATGGGTTAGGATTTTCTTATGCTCAAGTAGGTCAAGAAAACACATTCTTATGGAATACTATGGTAAAGGGATATGAAATACAAATACCATATGTAGCAAAACTTGCAAAAGAAGAGAAAGTTAGAGTAGAAACTTTGGAAGAAACAGGTAAATGGTTTAATAAAAGATATAAATTAACTCCACCAACAACATTTGTTGCATCAGAAGATTGGAATAAGGAAGAAGATTTAAAAACTGTTTGGTATAATAGTCGTTTTTATAGAGTTAGCTTTCTTTTTGATAATAATAAGCTTTCTATAAGAGATTTACACATGTTTAATGAAAACTATAAGTCTAGATATTATAATAATTCTTTAAATAATGATGAAAGTATTTTTGATGCATTACCTATCTTAAATGCACATTATTGGAGTAATGAAAATTTTAGAGCGTCTATAGATTTAATTTTAGTAAATAGTAAAGGGGAAAAAATCCCTTTAGAAGGAGATAAGGCTGAGTTTATAGCAGAGAGTGATTCAAGATATAAAATTAAATGGAATTCTAACTACTGTATAATAAATATTATATGTAATGAGGATAGCATAATACTTGAGGTAAATGAAAGTTTAAAAAATAATAAAATAGCTTTATGTATAAATACTATTCCTGTTTTAAAGAGGATAAATAAAGGGATTTTAGAGTGTTGTCATAACGGCTTTAATTATAAAATGAAAGCTAGCAAGGGTAAATTTATAGCTGAAGAAGGAAATAAGATTTTAGTATTATCAGAAAATAATAGAATCGTACTTTGTTTTTCAGATTTAAATAATAATAAAATTAATTTCTTTAATAGTGAGTATATTAAGAATAAAGAAAAGGTAGATAGTTATATTCCTAAATATAAAAGATTAACTAGCACTTCCAAAGTTAGACATAGAGCATTTTCACCAATAGTAATTCCAAAGGTTATGTTAAAAAATGCTCCTTATAAGGGAGAATTTAAAATAGAAAATCCTAATGATTCTGGTGAAATTTATTATACTACAGATGGAAGTGATCCAGATAAATTTTCTAATATATATACTTCACCAATAAAGGTTAAAGGTGAAACTATTATAAAAGCTATTGCATATAAAGATGGTTTTAATAAAAGCAGTATTGAAGAAGGAAGGTTTTATACAACACTTCCTATAAAAGATATAAAAACCTTCACTAATCCTACAGATAATAAGAAATATAATAGTAATGGAGTATATGATCTTATTGATGGTAAAAAGGGAACTATATCATATAGAGATGGTGGCTGGCTTGGATATACTGAAGATATGGATGTTGTTATTGATTTAGGGGAAGTTTTAGATGTAAAAACTATAACAGTAGGGTTCCTTCAAGACACTAGAGCATGGATATATTATCCTAGATATGTTGAATTTTTTACTTCAATAGAGGGTGAAAGTTTTGAGAAGCTAGGAAGAATAAATTATAAGAATAAGATTCCAAGGCAAGAAGTTGGAATAGAAAATATATCCATAAAAAATAATACTAAAGTTAGATATATAAGAGTATTTGCAAAGAATGAAGAGATTTGCCCAGAATGGAGCATAATGAAGGGAGAAGCACCGGCATTTATGTTTGTAGATCAAATAACTTGTATGTAG